From one Ananas comosus cultivar F153 unplaced genomic scaffold, ASM154086v1, whole genome shotgun sequence genomic stretch:
- the LOC109704061 gene encoding uncharacterized protein LOC109704061: MEAWLSTIEALFEDIYTLEKDKVLLAAHCLEGPARSWWTRMMNGRSLDPATMTWEAFREILLMEYFLESDKRKIKEDFRKLRRGSRTVREYEREFSHMVNYVPGLVHGDRDRAEVFERGLRPEIFKTVQALRLKTYEEVLDRALWIERGNAIACEEREAFERDKDRENSKKRPAGGSAG; the protein is encoded by the coding sequence ATGGAGGCGTGGCTTTCCACGATtgaggcgttgttcgaggatatctacaccctcgagaaggacaAAGTTCTTTTGGCGGCTCACTGTTTAGAGGGGCCGGCTCGATCGTGGTGGACGAGAATGATGAATGGTCGGTCCTTGGATCCGGCTACTATGACTTGGGAGGCGTTCCGGGAGATTCTACTAATGGAGTACTTTCTGGAAAGTGACAagcggaagatcaaggaggactttcgcAAGCTAAGGCGGGGAAGCCGAACAGTGCGGGAGTATGAAAGGGAGTTCTCGCACATGGTTAACTATGTTCCCGGTTTGGTTCATGGTGACCGAGATCGGGCGGAGGTCTTTGAGCGCGGATTGCGGCCGGAGATATTCAAGACTGTTCAGGCGCTCCGGTTGAAGACCTACGAAGAGGTGCTCGATCGTGCGCTATGGATAGAGCGCGGTAATGCCATTGCGTGTGAGGAACGCGAGGCGTTTGAGAGGGACAAGGATAGGGAGAATtccaagaagcgaccggctggtggtTCCGCGGGGTAG